CACCCTGCATCCAGGCACGGGGCTGCCTGCTTGGAGATCCCCCGGCAGTGCTGCTACTTGGAGCTCTGCCCTAgcgccagggcccccctcctccgctcACTAACAGGGCCAAACAGGCACCGGCCCTTCAGTGCCCCCAGAGCTATCAGAGGGGTTTAGCTGTATGACGCCTGGAAGCCAAGGGGCCCcccccatggcccattccccagGACACCAACTTCATCCCCAGCTGCACAGGGGGGCCAGCTCCCTCCTCCAACAGCCCTATGAGCTGCCCCTGAACTGAGAGCCAGTTACCCCCTACTCCCTGACCCATGTCTCCTGTTGGGGGAAGGAAAATCCCTCTGCCTTTTCCAGAAGAGCCCCCCAGCCGGGAGCCCCTGCCCCACGCACCGCCAGGGCCCCAGCCCTGAAAGCCGGGAGCCCCTGCCCCACGCACCGCCAGGGCCCCAGCCCTGAAAGCCGGGAGCCCCTGCCCCACGCACCGCCAgggctaataaataaataaataaacccagcCCAGCTTGTCAGGCACGGGCAGCGCCCCACCAGCGGTCCCCAGGCACCCCTACAGAtggctctcctcctcctccagagagcGGTTCAGGCCGGGGATGAACTTGAGCAGCCGCTTGCGGAAGCTGGAGCGCTTGCTCTTGCGGGGCGTGCCTGGGCAGCGCGGGAGGTCGCCCGGCCGGTCCCAGAAATGGCCCACGGGCCCGTTGCTGCTGCTAGTGCATTTGACGCTGGCGCTGCGGGTCAGGGTGGGCCGGCgctgggagatggtggggggGGCGCTGCTTCCCTCCCGCCCGGGGGCCCCCTCCAGGGAGTCGGCAGAGTCAAAGAAGCAGGTCTGGTAGACCGAGTCCTCGCTCCCCTCGGTGGCGGTGCTGacgcagctggaggtgctgcctgCGCCCGAGAGCATCCTTCCGAGGGAAAGGGAGCCGCTCGCCAGCCCGGCGCTGTGCAGGCAGGAGCGGACTGACTCCAGCGTGTCGTAGATACTGGGGTCCTTCACCACGATCCCTGCGAGAGGGGCGCAAGGGGCGTCAGCACGGGACCGTGCAGGGCTccaggagccagccccaggctgagcctCTCCTCGGCGGCCGGCTGCACTCATTTAACCAGCTCGAagggagagctcccagccccattcaCACCGCCCACGCCCCACTCACCACGCACCAGCCTCTGCTCCTGGACCATCAGCGAGCGGTACTCACTCCACTTCTCATACAGGGTTTGCTGCAAGACAGACAGGCCCATCAGAGCCGCCCAGCAAGGAcctggccacagcagggcagggcgggtGCTCCCGGTCACAGCCTCACCTTCAGGTACTGCAGCCGGGCCTCCAGCTCTGCTCGCCGGATGGACGTCCCATACAGCGTCTCCAGCCTGCAAGAGACCAGCCTCTGGCAGCGCCCGACCAAAgtgcagtgcccctcccccaagaAAAGGGTCTCCCAGCTGGCCTCCCCCCTCCAGCAAAGGGGACGCCCTCTGCagacctccccccaacccacttcCAAGCCCTGAGCTGGGACCGATCCTGTCTTGCAGCAGAGAGGAAGACACCTGCGATGGGGCTGGTCACAGGGCAGTGATGGAGCTGGAGGGACGCCTTGACAGCTGGGGGTAGCAGAGCTGTGCGGGAAGGCTGGCCTGGTCCCCCGGCAGCAGGGCCACGCAGACACGggccgagcagcagctgctctcgAGCCTTGCGGGAAGGCTGGCCTGGTCCCCCGGCAGCGGGGCCACGCAGACACGggccaagcagcagctgctctcgAGCCTTGCGGGAAGGCTGGCCTGGTCCCCCGGCAGCGGGGCCACGCAGACACGGGCCGAGCAGGAGCAGctttctgccccagagagcagggggATTGTTTCCTGCAAGCCCCTCACCTGAGCACGTTCCCAGAGGCCTTGATGATATCCACAATCTCGCGGTGTTGGATCCCCTCCACGTTCAGCCCGTTCACCGCTGTGATGGTGTCTCCTGGGAGCAGGCATGGAACATTGAGTCTCCCGCACCAGACAGCAGGATCCTcaggccagccccagagatcctcAGTCCAGTCTAACCCCCACGAGCCACAGCATGGCAGCAAAGAGACCTTCCCCAGTCGCCACAGCTCTAAGCacttgcccccccgcccctttcccacaccaggactagaacccaggaagCCAAAGAGAATGCCAAGTACCAGCCCACggcagagctcagccccagcctgccccgcccCGACAGCCTCGTgccccagcagaggctgcagagccctgaagcccagagccctggggtccCAACGGTGCCAGGCCAAAGGGCGCTGCCTTCTCCAGGGCTGCTCACCTCTGTTCCATTTAACAACGCAGGGTTGTCACCACTATTGTTagtgaaatacagggctgtccctggaagccaggaaacCTGGGTCCACAGCCCTGGTCCTGTCCCAACTCAACATCCCCCCCATGGCCCCTTTCCCAGCCTGTGCGATGGGGCCCAAGCCAGGGAGCCGCTGCCATGCACTTACCGAGTTTGAGCCCCGCTAACTGGGCTGGGCTCCCCTGGTGGACCCGGCACACAAAGGTGAACATTTCCACGCAGCTCTTGGCTTGGTGGTGGAGGCCATAGGTCTGGAAGAAGCCGGCAGCAGGGTTAGAGGGAAGGCAGGAGTGATGGCTGGATACACAGGAAGCCTCCAGCACCCAGGTTAGCCCCGGCTCCCCCCCGCAGCTGCCACGCGGTGCCGCACGGcctccccagctctgtgctgcagcGGTGGCTCCAGAGACTGCCTAGGCTGCACCCCCCCACAGAACGTGGTTCTCCATCAGCCTCCAGCGTGTCAGAAGCCATCACACCCAACGTGCCGTATTTAACCCACATTTGCATAGTGCTTAGcaacagccccccagcccccaacccagcctgcTCCAGATGGCTGCTCTGCGTGAGCTGCCGGCCCCCTCCCACCATCTGAACCGTGACAGAGCCGGGGCGGTTTCTGCAACTCCAGCGTCATCGCTGCTAAAAATAGACCCGGGCTGAGAGGCAGTTTAAAAATACCACCCAGCAGGGCACGGGCCGGGCTGACACCCCAAGAACCCAGGGCAGCGTCTCCGCCTGTacggctctggggaaggggacagcctgcaacagctgcacagggccctgggccacCTCCTCGCGGGCCTGGGCGCTGGGGCTGGTACAGCtatgctggccctgcagctcgCAGGCTGGCCAGTTGCCCCGGGTTGGGAGGAGCAGCCCTtggccccagggccccagctggctgcacagtgGGGCAGAGCCATGAACTGAATC
This sequence is a window from Carettochelys insculpta isolate YL-2023 chromosome 29, ASM3395843v1, whole genome shotgun sequence. Protein-coding genes within it:
- the TAMALIN gene encoding protein TAMALIN, translated to MTLRRSRRLQPKEEDGGAAALDRPDARDGPGPFPALGGRRAAEMYRALATSGGTLPRARKGSGFLWRPLSQSPEQHRKVLTLEKGAEETFGFEIQTYGLHHQAKSCVEMFTFVCRVHQGSPAQLAGLKLGDTITAVNGLNVEGIQHREIVDIIKASGNVLRLETLYGTSIRRAELEARLQYLKQTLYEKWSEYRSLMVQEQRLVRGIVVKDPSIYDTLESVRSCLHSAGLASGSLSLGRMLSGAGSTSSCVSTATEGSEDSVYQTCFFDSADSLEGAPGREGSSAPPTISQRRPTLTRSASVKCTSSSNGPVGHFWDRPGDLPRCPGTPRKSKRSSFRKRLLKFIPGLNRSLEEEESHL